One genomic segment of Hymenobacter psoromatis includes these proteins:
- the recQ gene encoding DNA helicase RecQ encodes MSAAIAPAATLTAARQALKRYYGYDNFRPMQGDIIEHILGGKDTVVLMPTGGGKSVCFQIPAVVSEGVCVVVSPLIALMKDQVEALKANGIVAAYLNSSVGQSEANDIARAAVSGHLKLLYVSPEKLLSEGFLQFLTRVNISIFAIDEAHCISSWGHDFRPEYTQLGALRTHFPSVPIIALTATADRLTQRDIRTQLNLHEPRVFLSSFDRPNINLVVRPGQDRIGQILDYIQRHPTESGIIYCLSRKSCETIAQKLQQKGVKAGYYHAGMSPNQRAEAQEKFLQDDLQVIVATIAFGMGIDKSNVRWVMHYNLPKNIEGYYQEIGRAGRDGTDATALLFYSFADVMSMREMVTKDVPARQAQLNTAKLERMQQFAEAASCRRRILLHYFSEDLGHDCGNCDICRNPPITFDGTLLAQKALSASTRAQQRVAINLLIDILRGMRNQAVLQGGYDQLKTYGAGQDLPYLDWYSYVHQMLNDGLFYIAYEEGYALKITERGQQVLKGQLPVSLKKFQVAEKAEKQTRASKKAAADAAAAGAGTPEAKLFERLRQLRKQIADEQGVPPYVVFTDTTLQEMAREQPTSRVAMLSVSGVGMKKFETYGEAFIEAIIQHGPPRPVPTTEDAEDFAPAPRTGTQKAAERDVNGTEETTFQLHRQGLNPEQIAEQRGLAESTIKSHLEKVYAKGLDLRVTDFLSDSQLAEIAAARAQLGGAPPLRDLFDHLREQYDYFQLRLASLWEKRRG; translated from the coding sequence ATGTCTGCTGCTATTGCCCCTGCTGCTACTCTCACTGCCGCCCGCCAGGCCCTCAAGCGCTACTACGGCTACGATAATTTCCGGCCCATGCAGGGCGATATCATCGAGCATATTCTGGGGGGTAAGGATACCGTGGTGCTCATGCCCACCGGCGGCGGCAAGTCGGTGTGTTTTCAGATTCCGGCCGTGGTAAGCGAGGGCGTGTGCGTGGTAGTGTCGCCGCTCATCGCCCTCATGAAAGACCAGGTGGAGGCCCTGAAAGCCAACGGTATAGTGGCGGCCTACCTCAACAGCAGCGTGGGCCAGAGCGAGGCTAACGACATTGCCCGCGCCGCCGTGAGCGGCCACCTCAAGCTGCTCTACGTGAGCCCCGAAAAGCTGCTGAGCGAAGGTTTTTTGCAGTTTTTGACGCGAGTTAATATCAGCATTTTCGCCATTGACGAGGCGCACTGCATTTCGAGCTGGGGCCACGATTTTCGGCCCGAATACACGCAGCTTGGCGCGTTGCGCACGCACTTTCCGAGCGTGCCCATTATCGCGCTCACGGCCACGGCCGACCGCCTCACGCAGCGCGACATCCGCACCCAGCTCAACCTGCACGAGCCCAGGGTATTCCTGTCAAGTTTCGACCGGCCCAATATCAACCTGGTGGTGCGCCCCGGCCAGGACCGCATCGGCCAGATACTCGACTATATTCAGCGCCACCCCACCGAGTCGGGCATTATCTATTGCCTCTCGCGCAAGAGCTGCGAAACGATTGCTCAAAAGCTTCAGCAAAAAGGAGTTAAGGCTGGCTACTACCACGCCGGCATGAGCCCCAACCAGCGCGCCGAAGCCCAGGAAAAATTCTTGCAGGATGACTTACAAGTGATTGTGGCCACCATCGCCTTCGGCATGGGCATCGACAAGAGTAATGTGCGCTGGGTGATGCACTACAATTTGCCCAAAAACATTGAGGGCTATTACCAGGAAATTGGCCGCGCTGGCCGCGACGGTACCGATGCCACCGCTTTGCTCTTTTACAGCTTCGCCGACGTGATGTCGATGCGCGAGATGGTGACCAAGGACGTGCCCGCCCGCCAGGCCCAACTCAATACTGCCAAGCTGGAGCGCATGCAGCAATTTGCCGAGGCCGCCAGCTGCCGCCGCCGCATCCTGCTGCACTACTTCAGCGAAGACCTAGGCCATGACTGCGGCAACTGCGACATCTGCCGTAACCCGCCCATTACCTTCGACGGCACTTTATTGGCCCAAAAAGCGCTCTCAGCCAGCACCCGCGCCCAGCAGCGCGTGGCTATTAACTTGCTGATTGACATCCTGCGCGGCATGCGCAACCAGGCGGTGCTGCAAGGCGGCTACGACCAGCTCAAAACCTACGGCGCGGGCCAGGACCTGCCCTACCTCGACTGGTACAGCTATGTGCACCAGATGCTCAACGACGGCCTCTTTTACATTGCCTATGAGGAAGGCTACGCCCTCAAAATAACGGAGCGCGGCCAGCAGGTATTGAAGGGCCAGCTACCCGTGTCGCTCAAGAAATTTCAGGTGGCCGAGAAGGCCGAAAAGCAAACCCGCGCCTCCAAAAAAGCCGCCGCCGATGCCGCCGCGGCCGGCGCCGGCACGCCCGAAGCCAAGCTCTTCGAGCGCTTGCGCCAGCTGCGCAAGCAAATTGCCGATGAGCAGGGCGTGCCACCCTACGTGGTATTTACCGACACTACCCTCCAGGAAATGGCCCGCGAGCAGCCTACTAGCCGGGTGGCCATGCTCTCGGTGTCGGGGGTAGGCATGAAGAAATTCGAAACCTACGGCGAGGCCTTCATTGAGGCTATTATCCAGCACGGCCCGCCGCGCCCCGTGCCCACCACCGAGGATGCCGAGGACTTTGCCCCAGCACCGCGCACTGGAACCCAAAAGGCCGCCGAACGCGACGTGAACGGCACCGAGGAAACCACCTTTCAGCTGCACCGCCAGGGCCTCAACCCGGAGCAGATTGCCGAGCAGCGCGGCTTGGCCGAGAGTACCATCAAAAGCCACCTCGAAAAGGTTTATGCTAAAGGTCTCGACCTGCGGGTGACGGATTTTCTGTCCGATTCGCAGCTGGCCGAAATCGCGGCTGCCCGCGCCCAGCTCGGCGGCGCGCCCCCGCTACGCGACTTATTCGACCACCTGCGCGAGCAGTACGACTACTTCCAGCTGCGACTAGCCAGCCTTTGGGAAAAACGGAGGGGGTAG
- a CDS encoding helix-turn-helix domain-containing protein, whose product MFATWPSAPAIPSYSLAQCNAAGHADFYIVPTDAAGPVPRAEFLAPHRKNFYFLVLLRRDGGRHWVDMQPHDLRANTLYLTAPHQVRLLEAETPVAGTALGFTAEFLGLDHPASFAPLPLLVPGAPGFARQLAADDLAFLEPLLAHMLAEYAEQRPWHLDMLRADLRALLIHLSRLPPLPAAGPPAPEPGLLAEFSALVETHYATRHQVAQYAELLHLSPGYLNERVRQLSGQPALAHIRARLSLEAKRYLFHTQLSAAEIGFALGFEDPSYFGRFFRRDAGLAPLAYRAATREMYQPNAAAS is encoded by the coding sequence ATGTTCGCTACCTGGCCTAGCGCCCCTGCCATTCCTTCTTATTCCCTGGCGCAGTGCAACGCGGCGGGCCACGCGGATTTTTACATCGTGCCGACTGACGCGGCCGGGCCGGTGCCGCGGGCGGAGTTTCTGGCCCCGCATCGCAAAAATTTCTACTTCCTGGTGCTGCTACGGCGGGATGGCGGCCGGCACTGGGTGGATATGCAGCCCCACGACCTGCGGGCGAATACCCTCTACCTCACGGCTCCGCACCAAGTGCGGCTGCTGGAAGCCGAAACCCCCGTGGCCGGCACCGCGCTGGGCTTCACGGCCGAGTTTCTGGGCCTCGACCATCCGGCCAGCTTCGCGCCCCTACCCCTGCTGGTGCCCGGTGCCCCCGGCTTCGCCCGGCAACTGGCCGCCGATGACCTCGCCTTTCTGGAACCCCTGCTGGCCCACATGCTGGCCGAGTACGCGGAGCAACGTCCCTGGCACCTCGACATGCTGCGCGCCGACCTGCGGGCGCTGCTCATCCACCTCAGCCGCCTACCCCCGCTGCCGGCTGCCGGCCCGCCCGCGCCCGAGCCGGGCCTGCTCGCCGAGTTTTCGGCCCTGGTCGAAACCCACTACGCCACCCGGCACCAGGTAGCGCAGTACGCTGAGCTGCTGCACCTGAGCCCCGGCTACCTCAACGAGCGGGTGCGCCAGCTGAGCGGGCAACCGGCCCTGGCCCACATCCGCGCCCGGCTGTCGCTGGAAGCCAAGCGCTACCTGTTTCACACCCAGCTGAGCGCGGCCGAAATCGGCTTCGCGCTGGGCTTTGAGGACCCGTCGTACTTCGGGCGCTTCTTCCGGCGCGATGCCGGCCTCGCGCCGCTGGCTTACCGGGCAGCTACCCGCGAAATGTACCAGCCAAACGCGGCTGCGTCCTAA
- a CDS encoding THUMP domain-containing class I SAM-dependent RNA methyltransferase has translation MHLTATTQFGLEEVLADELRQLGATIEHIGSRAVEFSGDKKLLYEAILWSRTAMRLLRPFADFYAPDERALYDEVYAVDWERFIRPGQTFAITAVVHKSSFEHSLYVAQLTKDAIVDQFRERTGERPSIDTRNPDIRIHLRMLENDVILSLDAAGDSLHRRGYRRGTNEAPLNEVLAAGLILLSGWDGKSSLIDPMCGSATILTEAGLIAQRIAPGLFHQGKFGFENWPDFDAQLWADLRAAAEAQRLEEPQAYLSGSDLDPKVIRDAAANVEAAGLDECIRLAVRDVRDAYPPQDQPPGLVITNPPYGERIGEEAQMDALYKTIGDALKTNFQGFEAFIFTGNLEAAKAIGLKVSRRIPLFNGPIDCRLLKYELYRGSRRAPVTDAPQS, from the coding sequence ATGCACCTTACCGCCACCACCCAGTTTGGCCTCGAAGAAGTATTAGCCGACGAGCTGCGCCAGCTCGGGGCCACCATTGAGCACATCGGCAGCCGCGCCGTGGAGTTTAGCGGCGACAAAAAGCTGCTCTACGAAGCCATTCTCTGGAGCCGCACCGCCATGCGCCTGCTGCGCCCCTTCGCCGATTTCTACGCCCCCGACGAGCGGGCGCTCTACGACGAAGTATATGCTGTTGACTGGGAGCGCTTTATTCGCCCCGGCCAGACGTTCGCCATCACGGCCGTGGTCCATAAATCGAGCTTTGAGCACTCCTTGTATGTGGCCCAGCTCACCAAGGATGCCATCGTGGACCAGTTTCGGGAGCGCACCGGCGAGCGCCCCAGCATCGACACCCGCAACCCCGACATCCGCATTCACCTGCGCATGCTCGAAAACGACGTGATTCTGAGCCTCGACGCGGCCGGCGACTCGCTGCACCGCCGCGGCTACCGCCGGGGCACCAACGAGGCCCCGCTGAACGAGGTGCTGGCGGCCGGCCTTATCCTGCTCAGCGGCTGGGACGGCAAATCTTCGCTCATTGACCCGATGTGCGGCTCGGCCACTATCCTCACCGAGGCCGGGCTCATTGCCCAGCGCATTGCGCCGGGCCTGTTTCACCAGGGCAAGTTCGGCTTCGAAAACTGGCCCGACTTCGACGCCCAGCTCTGGGCCGACCTGCGCGCCGCCGCCGAAGCCCAGCGCCTTGAAGAGCCCCAGGCCTACCTGTCCGGCTCCGACCTCGACCCCAAGGTTATCCGCGATGCCGCCGCCAACGTGGAGGCCGCCGGCCTCGACGAGTGCATCCGCCTGGCGGTGCGCGACGTGCGCGACGCCTACCCCCCCCAAGACCAGCCACCTGGCCTCGTCATCACCAACCCGCCCTACGGCGAGCGCATTGGCGAGGAGGCTCAAATGGACGCCCTCTACAAAACCATCGGCGACGCGCTCAAGACGAATTTTCAGGGCTTTGAGGCGTTTATTTTCACCGGTAATCTGGAGGCGGCCAAGGCGATTGGGTTGAAGGTGTCGCGGCGTATTCCGCTCTTTAATGGGCCGATTGACTGCCGGCTGCTGAAGTATGAGCTGTATCGGGGGTCGCGGCGGGCACCGGTAACCGACGCGCCGCAATCTTAA
- a CDS encoding efflux transporter outer membrane subunit, producing MTVRSFFRLLLPPLLLAASGCGVMHPYGQPDAPTAGLYRDAATTDTTTLAARPWQLLFTDPLLQKLIAEGLANNRNLQVADARIAQAQALLAQSRAAFLPSLNGRATTTLSRQGGAAVSTGTGSTTTTTGTGGTTSPGTPGVPSTPGAPTTPGAPGSTPTTGTTTTDQSTIVTGGAAHQYLLGLSSSWEADVWGKLRSTRRAYVANVRQSEAYRRVVQTQLIADIADNYYSLLALDSQLEITRQTVQNRIHDVEVLKLLLEGDVVNGADVAQSEAQRYAVEVTIPDLQRSTRQAENLLATLLGRAPGPIERGTLAGQDPAPALLTGVPGQLLRNRPDVVQAEYTFATAFEQSNAARAYFYPSFTVTANGGLTSITLQNLFSPTAIFASVVGGLAQPVFNQGLNRLRLNRSLALQQEYLYTYQQTMFTAGQEVSNALFSYQSAADKIQIRARQLEALERAVDYTHELLRAGLANYTDVLTAQQSLLQAQLNGVNDQLQQRQAVTDLYHALGGGWR from the coding sequence ATGACCGTTCGCTCTTTTTTCAGGCTGCTCCTACCCCCCCTGCTGCTGGCGGCCAGCGGCTGCGGCGTTATGCATCCCTACGGCCAGCCCGACGCGCCGACCGCTGGCCTCTACCGTGACGCGGCCACCACTGATACCACCACGCTGGCCGCCCGCCCCTGGCAGCTTTTATTTACCGACCCGCTGCTGCAAAAGCTGATTGCGGAGGGTTTGGCCAACAACCGCAACCTGCAGGTGGCCGACGCGCGCATTGCCCAGGCGCAGGCACTGCTGGCCCAGAGCCGGGCGGCTTTTCTACCCAGTCTCAACGGGCGGGCTACCACGACCCTCTCGCGGCAGGGTGGGGCCGCTGTGAGCACGGGCACGGGCAGCACCACCACCACCACCGGCACGGGCGGCACTACCAGCCCCGGCACGCCCGGCGTGCCTTCTACGCCGGGGGCACCCACCACGCCCGGCGCGCCGGGCAGCACGCCCACCACCGGCACCACTACTACCGACCAGTCGACCATCGTGACGGGCGGGGCGGCCCACCAGTACTTGCTGGGCCTGAGCAGCAGCTGGGAGGCTGACGTGTGGGGTAAGCTGCGCAGCACCCGGCGCGCCTACGTTGCTAACGTGCGCCAGAGTGAAGCTTACCGGCGCGTGGTGCAAACCCAGCTCATCGCCGACATTGCCGACAACTACTACTCGCTACTAGCCCTTGATTCGCAACTCGAAATAACCCGTCAAACGGTGCAAAACCGCATTCACGACGTGGAGGTGCTGAAGCTACTGCTGGAAGGCGACGTGGTGAACGGGGCCGACGTGGCCCAGAGCGAGGCCCAGCGCTACGCCGTGGAGGTGACGATACCGGACTTACAGCGCAGCACTCGGCAGGCCGAAAACCTGCTGGCTACCCTGCTCGGCCGCGCGCCCGGCCCCATCGAGCGCGGCACGCTGGCCGGCCAGGACCCAGCCCCGGCCCTACTCACGGGCGTGCCCGGCCAGCTGCTGCGCAATCGCCCCGATGTGGTGCAGGCCGAGTACACCTTCGCCACAGCCTTTGAGCAGAGCAATGCGGCCCGCGCCTATTTCTACCCCAGCTTCACGGTTACGGCCAATGGCGGCCTCACCAGCATTACGCTGCAGAATCTGTTTTCGCCCACGGCTATCTTTGCCAGCGTGGTGGGCGGCCTGGCCCAACCCGTCTTCAATCAGGGCCTAAACCGCCTGCGACTGAACCGCTCACTGGCCTTGCAACAGGAATACCTGTATACCTACCAGCAAACGATGTTTACGGCCGGGCAAGAGGTGTCCAATGCGCTGTTCTCCTACCAGAGCGCCGCCGATAAAATTCAGATTCGCGCCCGCCAGCTCGAAGCCCTCGAACGGGCCGTGGACTACACCCACGAGCTGCTACGCGCTGGCCTCGCCAACTACACCGACGTGCTCACGGCCCAGCAAAGCTTGCTGCAAGCCCAGCTCAACGGCGTGAATGACCAGCTGCAACAGCGCCAGGCCGTGACCGACCTCTACCATGCGCTGGGCGGCGGCTGGCGCTAG
- a CDS encoding sugar MFS transporter — protein sequence MATPVTTPTPTAQATSARSYAGPMVLMTLLFLLFGAVTNFNDVLMPYLKDVCQLTDLQSSAVQSAFFGAYFLMSLPAGKVLERLGYQRGIVTGLLVMAGGALLFVPAANTRQFPLFLAALAVLGAGITLLQVAANPYVSVLGPARRAAARVSIVGVANNFGGALSPLVGGLLLFGGSVALKTQLAALPLAERLTREAQLVKAPYLGLAAFLAVLAGVFFMLRLPDIDALPEEELLEHQPVAAGRHSALDYRHLVLGIGAIFVYVGVEVGLGSFLIRYGESQGIRALSPFTQSLVRGLNVATNFAGELFGQSPSPIDTSAGFTKAVGAVLVASYWFGSLVGRLLGIPLLLRFHNRALLVAVCAAGVALVGASVLSQGEAALWLIVLCGLMNSIMWPVIFPLAITGLGPFTKQGSSFLIMAIVGGAIIPPLMGLISTSGGGLRVAFLVPALCYVYLLFYALSGYRVR from the coding sequence ATGGCTACTCCCGTTACTACCCCTACCCCCACTGCGCAAGCTACTAGTGCCCGCTCCTACGCGGGGCCGATGGTGCTCATGACGCTGCTGTTTCTGCTGTTTGGGGCGGTTACGAATTTCAACGACGTGCTCATGCCCTACCTTAAGGACGTGTGCCAGCTCACTGATTTGCAGTCGTCGGCGGTGCAGTCGGCGTTTTTTGGGGCGTATTTTCTCATGTCATTGCCGGCGGGCAAGGTGCTGGAGCGGCTGGGCTACCAGCGCGGCATCGTGACGGGGCTGCTCGTGATGGCGGGCGGGGCGCTGCTGTTCGTGCCGGCCGCCAATACGCGCCAGTTTCCGCTGTTTCTGGCGGCGCTGGCGGTGCTGGGGGCGGGCATCACGCTGCTGCAAGTGGCGGCCAATCCCTACGTGAGCGTGCTGGGGCCGGCGCGGCGGGCGGCGGCGCGGGTCAGCATCGTGGGGGTCGCCAATAATTTTGGCGGGGCGTTGTCGCCGCTGGTGGGCGGGCTGCTGCTGTTTGGCGGCTCGGTGGCGCTGAAGACGCAGCTGGCGGCCCTACCCCTGGCCGAGCGCCTCACGCGCGAGGCGCAGCTCGTGAAAGCGCCGTACCTGGGCCTGGCGGCCTTTCTGGCGGTGCTGGCGGGCGTGTTTTTTATGCTGCGCCTGCCCGATATTGATGCGTTGCCCGAGGAAGAACTACTGGAGCACCAGCCCGTGGCGGCCGGCCGGCACTCGGCCCTCGACTACCGCCATCTGGTGCTGGGCATCGGGGCCATTTTCGTGTACGTGGGCGTGGAGGTGGGGCTCGGCTCGTTCCTCATTCGCTACGGCGAGAGCCAGGGCATTCGGGCGCTGTCGCCCTTCACCCAAAGCCTGGTGCGAGGGCTGAACGTGGCTACCAACTTCGCCGGTGAGCTATTCGGCCAAAGCCCTTCGCCGATTGACACTTCGGCGGGCTTTACTAAGGCAGTGGGCGCGGTGCTGGTGGCCTCGTATTGGTTTGGCTCGCTGGTGGGGCGGCTGCTGGGTATTCCGCTGCTGCTGCGGTTCCACAACCGGGCGCTGCTGGTGGCGGTGTGCGCGGCGGGCGTGGCGCTGGTGGGCGCGTCGGTGCTCAGCCAGGGCGAAGCGGCGCTGTGGCTCATCGTGCTCTGCGGGCTGATGAACTCCATTATGTGGCCCGTTATTTTTCCGCTGGCCATCACCGGGCTGGGGCCATTCACTAAGCAAGGCTCCTCGTTTTTGATAATGGCCATTGTGGGCGGGGCCATTATTCCGCCGCTTATGGGCTTGATTTCGACCAGCGGCGGCGGGCTGCGGGTGGCGTTTCTGGTGCCGGCGTTGTGCTACGTGTATTTGCTTTTTTACGCGCTGAGCGGGTACCGGGTGCGGTAG
- a CDS encoding DUF433 domain-containing protein translates to MSRVIASHEVMLGKPVIRGTRLIVELLLRKMSEGATAANLLTMYPQLEAADVAAALAYATALLAQEEIIGLAA, encoded by the coding sequence TTGAGCCGTGTTATTGCTAGCCACGAAGTGATGCTGGGCAAGCCGGTCATCCGCGGTACGCGCCTGATAGTGGAATTATTGCTGCGCAAAATGTCGGAAGGTGCCACGGCCGCCAACCTGCTCACAATGTATCCGCAACTGGAAGCCGCCGACGTGGCCGCCGCGCTGGCCTACGCTACGGCGCTGCTGGCCCAGGAAGAGATTATCGGGCTGGCGGCGTGA
- a CDS encoding NmrA family NAD(P)-binding protein translates to MSQQQLVITGATGHIGTKIVHALLGQGHRVVAVANPSPRLDALRQAGAEIAPGDFTNLDFLTQVLRGAEAAFLMAPPDVKAADVLAHHAEVNKTLAQAVQAAGLRRVVNLSSARADQPANNGPLFLAQEARLNGIAGLTVAHLRPAFFMENLLSNVRLIQFRGAVASPMRPDISMPMVATKDIAAKAAALLGATTFENHSVHYLLGPRNYSMQEATTILGQAIGQPGLPFQQLSYDESRAGLLKAGMSASMADLFDDMIQRQNNGTALPDERLPGSATPTTLEEFARTVFAPAFQKASEGKAG, encoded by the coding sequence ATGTCTCAGCAGCAGCTAGTTATTACTGGGGCCACGGGCCACATCGGCACCAAGATTGTGCACGCCCTGCTCGGCCAGGGTCACCGCGTGGTGGCCGTGGCCAACCCCAGCCCGCGCCTCGACGCACTGCGACAGGCCGGGGCCGAAATCGCCCCCGGCGATTTCACCAACCTCGATTTTCTCACCCAGGTCCTACGCGGGGCCGAGGCCGCTTTCCTCATGGCCCCGCCCGACGTGAAAGCCGCCGACGTGCTGGCCCATCACGCGGAAGTGAACAAAACCCTGGCCCAGGCCGTGCAGGCCGCCGGCCTGCGCCGGGTAGTGAACCTGAGCAGCGCCCGCGCCGACCAGCCCGCCAACAACGGTCCCCTGTTTTTGGCGCAGGAAGCGCGCCTCAACGGCATTGCGGGCCTCACGGTGGCCCACCTGCGCCCGGCCTTCTTCATGGAAAACCTACTCAGCAACGTGCGCCTGATTCAGTTTCGCGGAGCCGTGGCCTCGCCCATGCGCCCCGACATCAGTATGCCGATGGTGGCGACAAAGGACATTGCCGCCAAAGCCGCCGCGCTACTCGGCGCGACTACGTTCGAGAACCATTCGGTGCACTACCTGCTCGGCCCGCGCAATTACTCCATGCAGGAGGCCACAACCATTCTGGGCCAGGCCATCGGCCAGCCGGGATTACCCTTCCAGCAGCTCAGCTACGACGAATCCCGCGCCGGCCTGCTGAAAGCCGGCATGAGCGCAAGCATGGCCGACCTCTTCGACGACATGATTCAGCGCCAGAACAACGGCACGGCCCTACCCGATGAGCGCCTGCCGGGCAGCGCCACGCCCACTACCCTCGAAGAATTTGCCCGCACCGTGTTCGCGCCCGCTTTTCAAAAAGCGAGTGAGGGGAAAGCTGGTTAA
- the treF gene encoding alpha,alpha-trehalase TreF, with amino-acid sequence MKNLLLSVGLLGASLAAAAQPTPRQLYPGLFEAVQLQRVYPDGKTFVDALPTAAPAGIVATYEQRRSRPDFDLKLFVGQYFTPPVAATDLYHSNIQAGIRAHLDTLWTVLSRPAALQPPPNSSLLPLPRPYVVPGGRFREMYYWDSYFTMLGLRAAGRTALVRDMVADFASLVDRYGHIPNGTRTYYLTRSQPPFFALMVQLLAQAEGGSSQSYTQFRPQLLKEYAYWTADGASPKPGTAQRLAVRMPGGELLSRYWDDSDQPREESYREDVEAAKTSAQPPAEFYRNVRAAAASGWDFSTRWFAPGQGLGTIRTTRLVPVDLNCLLLTLEQTLELAARQAGDSLEAPRFRQLARVRAAAIRRYCWDEQAGFYSDYDLDTRRPTPARTLAAVFPLAFGVATPVQAVLVAGHLRREFLRPGGLLTTPLASGQQWDAPNAWAPLEYLAILGLNRTQQTALADTVAARWVRVNVRGFQQTGKLLEKYNVEATGPAAGGGGEYALQDGFGWTNGVLLTLLDAARTDKYIGDRPAQPLPVLRPKNKVVKPAQ; translated from the coding sequence ATGAAAAACCTCTTACTAAGCGTCGGCCTGCTCGGGGCTAGCCTCGCCGCTGCGGCCCAGCCCACGCCGCGCCAGCTCTACCCCGGCCTGTTTGAGGCAGTGCAGCTCCAGCGCGTGTACCCCGATGGCAAGACCTTCGTGGATGCCCTACCCACCGCCGCACCCGCCGGAATCGTGGCCACCTACGAGCAGCGGCGCAGCCGGCCGGACTTCGACCTGAAACTCTTCGTGGGGCAATATTTCACGCCGCCCGTAGCGGCTACCGACTTGTACCACAGTAACATCCAAGCCGGTATCCGGGCGCACCTAGATACGCTGTGGACGGTGCTGAGCCGGCCGGCCGCCTTGCAGCCGCCGCCCAATTCGTCGCTGCTGCCGCTGCCCCGGCCCTACGTGGTGCCGGGTGGGCGCTTTCGAGAGATGTATTACTGGGACTCGTACTTCACGATGCTGGGCCTGCGTGCGGCCGGCCGCACGGCGCTGGTGCGCGACATGGTGGCCGATTTTGCCTCGCTCGTGGACCGCTACGGGCACATCCCGAACGGCACGCGCACTTACTACCTCACCCGCTCGCAGCCGCCGTTTTTTGCCCTCATGGTGCAGCTGCTGGCGCAGGCCGAAGGGGGTAGCAGCCAGTCGTATACCCAGTTTCGGCCCCAGCTTTTGAAAGAATACGCCTACTGGACTGCCGATGGGGCCAGCCCCAAGCCCGGCACCGCCCAGCGCCTGGCCGTGCGGATGCCCGGCGGCGAGCTGCTGAGCCGCTACTGGGACGACAGCGACCAGCCCCGCGAGGAGTCGTACCGCGAGGACGTGGAGGCCGCCAAAACCAGTGCCCAGCCGCCCGCCGAGTTTTACCGCAACGTGCGCGCCGCCGCCGCCTCGGGCTGGGACTTCAGTACCCGCTGGTTTGCGCCGGGCCAGGGGCTGGGCACCATCCGTACCACCCGCCTCGTGCCCGTGGACCTCAACTGCCTGCTGCTGACCCTGGAGCAAACCCTGGAGCTGGCCGCCCGCCAGGCCGGCGACTCCCTAGAAGCGCCCCGGTTCCGGCAATTGGCGCGGGTGCGCGCCGCCGCCATCCGCCGCTACTGCTGGGATGAGCAGGCCGGTTTTTATTCAGATTATGACCTCGATACCCGGCGGCCTACTCCGGCCCGCACGCTGGCAGCGGTGTTTCCGCTGGCCTTTGGGGTAGCCACGCCCGTGCAGGCGGTGCTGGTGGCCGGGCACCTGCGGCGCGAGTTTCTGCGGCCCGGCGGCCTGCTCACTACCCCCCTCGCCAGCGGCCAGCAGTGGGACGCCCCCAACGCTTGGGCCCCGCTCGAATACCTGGCCATTCTGGGCCTGAACCGCACCCAGCAAACGGCCCTGGCCGACACCGTGGCCGCCCGCTGGGTGCGCGTGAACGTGCGCGGCTTTCAGCAAACCGGCAAGCTGCTGGAAAAATACAACGTGGAAGCCACCGGCCCCGCCGCCGGCGGGGGCGGCGAGTACGCGCTGCAAGACGGCTTCGGCTGGACCAACGGCGTGCTGCTGACCCTGCTCGATGCCGCCCGCACCGATAAGTACATCGGGGACCGGCCGGCGCAGCCGTTGCCAGTGCTTCGGCCTAAGAATAAGGTGGTTAAGCCGGCGCAGTAG